The region TTGCCCAGCGCTCGCAAATGTTCTCTTTCGTGGGCATCGCTGAAGGACGCTGCCCGTTTGCTCATCAGTGAATCCATCGCGCTGCGAAAGTTATTTCGCAGTTGCGTGTCAGCCAAAGCCTCGTGAGCCCGGCTGCGAAAATCTTCTTCTATGGCAACCGTAGGAATAATCACGGAAGCGTTCATTGAACACCTCCGGTTCGCTGCCAAAGGAAGCTGGCCAGGTGTTGGCCGCGCAACGCTTCCTTCTGTTTTTCCAGCGAGCCGTTGATGTTCATCAAACAACCGCAATCGGCGCTGAGTACCTGGTGCGCGCCGGATTCCTTCAGCGACCGGGTCTTGTCAGCTACCATCGCGCCGGAAATGTCTGGCATACGGACGCTGAAAGTCCCACCAAAGCCACAGCATTCACTTTCGTGGCTGTGATCGACGCGCTCCACGTTGCCCAACTGCGCCAACAACTCACGGCCGTGCAAGTGGGTGTTCATCTCCCGGCGTGCCGAGCACGATGTGTGCAGCGCCACTTTCACCGGTTCGCCGCTGTCCTTGAGCTGCACCTTGCAGACAAACAGCAGGAACTCCGCCAACTCATACGTCCGGGCCGCGAGGGCCTGGACTTGTTTCAACGTGTCCGGCTCGTCCTTGAACAAGTCGGCGTAGTGTTCGCGCAACATGCCCGCGCAAGAACCCGACGGCACCACCACCGGATAATCCCCGGCAAACAGCGCCAGTTGCGAGCGCGCCACGGTCCGGGCCTGCTCGGTGTAACCCGAGGTGTAGGCCGGTTGCCCGCAGCAGCTTTGCCCTTGCGGGTACTCGACACGAATGCCTTCGCGTTCCAGCAGGTGGATCGCGTCCATCCCGGCTTCGGGGTAGAACAAATCCACCACGCAGGTCCCGAACAGGTACACCCGTGAAGGCTTCTCGCTGGGGTATTGCCGAGGCGTGGGCAGTGGCGGGGCGACGCGGGTCGCGTTCGGCACAGCGTTGTAAAAAAGCTCGCTCATCAGGCGTGTCTCTCGGCCGGTTATCCGTCCGTTGAGGCTGCTGAATATAGAGCCGGAAGCTTTCAGCAGCCTTACAGACCGGGTGGTGAATAGCTGACGCCGGAATCGTGGTCCAGCGTCGGTTTTATCAGTGCGGCTTGTAGTCCTTAGTGCACCAGCATCCCGGTGAGCCAATAGGCCTGGATGTAGGTGATCAGGCCAACGATCGTTGCGAAGAACAGGCTGTGCTTGAGGGTGAAACGGAACAGGTCAGATTCCTTGCCCACCAGGCCGGTCGCGGCGCAGGCCACGGCGATCGATTGTGGCGAGATCATCTTGCCGGTCACGCCGCCGCTGGTGTTCGCCGCGACTAGCAGCACATCGCTGACACCGATCTGGTGCGCGGTGGTTGCTTGCAACGAACTGAACAGCGCGTTGGACGAGGTATCGGAGCCGGTCAGGAACACGCCCAGCCAACCGAGGAATGGCGAGAAGAACGGGAACGCCGCGCCGGTCGCCGCCAGCACCAAGGCCATGGTCGAAGACATGCCCGAGTAGTTGGTGACGAAGGCGAACGCCAGCACCATGCCGATGGACAGAATCGGCCAGCGCAGTTCGTAGAAGGTGTCTTTCAAAGTGGTAATACCAATTTTGAAATTGATCTTCAGCACCAGCATCGAGATCAGTGCCGAGAAGAAAATCGCCGTGCCGGTGGCGGAAATCGGATCAAGTTTGAACACCGCTGGAATGGCGGTCGGCGCGGTCACGATCGGCGCGACCTTGATCACCATTTGATCCAGGTGCGGGATGGCGAAGTTAAACACCCAGCTGTACATCGAGCCGCCCGCAGCGAACATCGCCTTGAACGGTTTTAGCGTCCAAATGGTGACCAGTACGGTGAGGATCAGGAACGGCGACCAGGCTTTGAAAATTTCCAGGAGGCTGTAGGGCGAAGCCACAGTGGTGCGCTTCTGGCCGAAACCGCCGACGCTGGCGGTGACCACGGACGCCGAAACGGCGCCGGCGATGTGTTGGCCGGCGGCGCGTTTTGGCTGCCAGACTTTCAGGAACAGCGTCAGGGAAATCAGGCTGACCAGCGCAGAGGTGATGTCTGGCAGCTCCGGGCCGATGAAGTTCGAGGTGAAGTACTGGGTGATGGCAAAGCTCAAGCCCGCCACCAATGCTGCCGGCCAGGTTTCCCGAACGCCGCGCATACCGTCCATCATGAACACCAGCCAGAACGGCACGAACAGCGAAAGCAGCGGCAGTTGGCGGCCGGTCATGGCGCCGATCTTGAACGCATCGATGCCGGTCACTTGCCCGGCGACGATGATTGGAATCCCCAGTGCGCCGAATGCGACGGGCGCGGTGTTGGCGATCAGGCACAAGCCTGCGGCGTACAGCGGGTTGAAGCCCAGTCCTACAAGCAGCGCGGCGGTAATCGCTACCGGTGCACCGAAACCGGCTGCACCTTCCAGGAAGGCGCCGAAGCAGAAGCCGATCAGCAGCACTTGCAGGCGCTGGTCGTCGGTGATCGACAGCACCGAGCTGCGGATGACTTCGAACTGGCCGCTCTTGACCGTCAGTTTGTAGAGGAACACCGCCGCAACGATGATCCAGGCAATCGGCCACAGGCCGTAGGCGAAGCCATACCCGGCAGCGGCGAAGGCCATATCTACCGGCATCTGGAAGGCGAAGATCGCTACGGCAATGGACAAGGCCAGAGTGATGCTGCCGGCCACATGGCCTTTGAGGCGAAACACGGCCAAGGCCAGGAAGAAAAATACGATGGGGATAACGGCCGCGAGCGCGGACACGCCGAGACTGCCGAGCGGGCTGTAGAGCTGTTGCCAGGTTTGCATATGGGGTGGCCCCTAATTGTTGTTGGTCAGGCACTGCCAGCGTTCTTGGTTAATTGGTAATACCAATTTACAATCGCTGTTGGCTAGGGTAAAAGCCTTGTATGGGGTGTGTCAATTTGCCGCCCTAAAACTTTTGTCGAATAAGCGGTGCAGAACGCATCTGATCTGTTCGCTCAAGCGTCGTCTGGTAGGTGCCGCGACAGCGCCGATAGGCCAGAATAGAGAGCCCGGCGAGCTGCCGGGATCGTGGAGAGATGAGTTATGGGGTTTGATCAAATTCGTCAGCGCCGTTTGTCTGACGATATTGTCGAGCGGCTCGAGGGGATGATTCTCGAAGGCACGCTGAAGTCTGGTGAGCGCTTGCCTGCCGAGCGCGCGTTGGCCGAGCAGTTTGGCGTGTCACGCCCTTCGTTGCGCGAAGCGATCCAGAAACTGGCGGCCAAGGGCTTGCTGGTCAGTCGCCAGGGCGGCGGCAATTATGTGGTGGATTCCCTGGGCTCGACGTTCAGCGATCCGTTGCTGCATCTGCTGGAAAGCAACCCCGAGGCGCAGCGCGATCTACTGGAGTTTCGCCATACCCTTGAAGCGTCCTGTGCTTATTACGCGGCGTTGCGCGCCACTGATGTGGATCGCGAAAGGCTGACCGCGGCATTCGACGAATTGCAGGATTGCTACACGCGTCACGATGAAGTGAGCCGGGAGCAGGAGGGCGCGGCGGATGCAAAATTCCATTTGGCGATCGCCGAAGCCAGTCACAACGCGGTGTTGCTGCACACCATTCGCGGATTGTTCGATCTGCTCAAGCGCAACGTGGTGACCAACATTGGCGGCATGTACAAACAACGCACCGAGACGCGCGACATGCTGATCAGTCAGCATCGGGAGTTGTACCTGGCAATTATCGAAGGGCGGGCGGAGCAGGCGCGGGAAGTTTCCAGTCGACACATTTTGTATG is a window of Pseudomonas sp. 10S4 DNA encoding:
- a CDS encoding lactate permease LctP family transporter, which gives rise to MQTWQQLYSPLGSLGVSALAAVIPIVFFFLALAVFRLKGHVAGSITLALSIAVAIFAFQMPVDMAFAAAGYGFAYGLWPIAWIIVAAVFLYKLTVKSGQFEVIRSSVLSITDDQRLQVLLIGFCFGAFLEGAAGFGAPVAITAALLVGLGFNPLYAAGLCLIANTAPVAFGALGIPIIVAGQVTGIDAFKIGAMTGRQLPLLSLFVPFWLVFMMDGMRGVRETWPAALVAGLSFAITQYFTSNFIGPELPDITSALVSLISLTLFLKVWQPKRAAGQHIAGAVSASVVTASVGGFGQKRTTVASPYSLLEIFKAWSPFLILTVLVTIWTLKPFKAMFAAGGSMYSWVFNFAIPHLDQMVIKVAPIVTAPTAIPAVFKLDPISATGTAIFFSALISMLVLKINFKIGITTLKDTFYELRWPILSIGMVLAFAFVTNYSGMSSTMALVLAATGAAFPFFSPFLGWLGVFLTGSDTSSNALFSSLQATTAHQIGVSDVLLVAANTSGGVTGKMISPQSIAVACAATGLVGKESDLFRFTLKHSLFFATIVGLITYIQAYWLTGMLVH
- a CDS encoding (Fe-S)-binding protein, which encodes MSELFYNAVPNATRVAPPLPTPRQYPSEKPSRVYLFGTCVVDLFYPEAGMDAIHLLEREGIRVEYPQGQSCCGQPAYTSGYTEQARTVARSQLALFAGDYPVVVPSGSCAGMLREHYADLFKDEPDTLKQVQALAARTYELAEFLLFVCKVQLKDSGEPVKVALHTSCSARREMNTHLHGRELLAQLGNVERVDHSHESECCGFGGTFSVRMPDISGAMVADKTRSLKESGAHQVLSADCGCLMNINGSLEKQKEALRGQHLASFLWQRTGGVQ
- a CDS encoding FCD domain-containing protein: MGFDQIRQRRLSDDIVERLEGMILEGTLKSGERLPAERALAEQFGVSRPSLREAIQKLAAKGLLVSRQGGGNYVVDSLGSTFSDPLLHLLESNPEAQRDLLEFRHTLEASCAYYAALRATDVDRERLTAAFDELQDCYTRHDEVSREQEGAADAKFHLAIAEASHNAVLLHTIRGLFDLLKRNVVTNIGGMYKQRTETRDMLISQHRELYLAIIEGRAEQAREVSSRHILYVQEVLEEVRQEVQRMARAERRKGM